In Levilactobacillus brevis, a single genomic region encodes these proteins:
- a CDS encoding YhgE/Pip domain-containing protein codes for MNMIKGEWNYIRHNRLILISVLAIMFIPFLYSIFFLKSVWDPYGETGELPVAVVNQDKPVTYQGQKLNVGDQTITNLKKNHQLGWKFVSAKTAADGLKHHKYYTVITIPKNFSANAATALNKHPKKMTFTYKTNGSANYIAQVMSEVGSSKLDSQIRAKVTKAYAQATFKQIYAVGQGMDKAAKGSAKLKDGTVTLTDGLNTYTTGVHTLNNGLQEMKTSVKPLATGIQKLSNGSQTLQSGLAKYTSGVGQYASGVNQYTSGVGQYANGVNQFTSGTGQYINGVNQFTGGVSQLSAGMPKLTAGTSQLAKGASDLKDGTYQYVDGVYTLNTGVKTLGSGSTSLASGVTKLADGSQSLNSGLSTLSGKSGELTTGAAALAQQAATLSSSVKTLGAGADQVIQSINGNGTADDPGLTASVTALQTGLNQVAEDAKTADDLANQAKDLAASESTTGSGESTGTDSSGETSDSGTTAAKTAAAAAAKTAASVQAASDSSTKESLADELAKEAIAANDATSKISTQSSSADSTSSASKDSKASAELVTLTAGVQKATAGVYDGLNTIVTQLADMNLSGTTGQLTTFAEGVQQLNAAVNPATGTSLTAGVNQLTSGVNDYTSGVDKAFAGSTTLNTGLSQLNSQVPTLTDGITKIMDGTAKLAKNGATLKSGSNKVNSGASQLNSGLQTAASGVNQLNANTGKLNSAGSQLSANTGKLTAAGNKLNANTPQLTAAGNKLTSSSAQLINGSGQLTSGLNTLNSKVPTLTSGVNQLANGSQQLDDNSNQLMQGAKKLSDGNGTLAKSLKSGADQIQAQPLTSKTADMFAAPTKLKHESYSYVPNYGHALAPYVLSVALYVGALVFNFAFPIRKVSREGGTATSWYLSKVSIGAVEGLAMGLIEPTLMMLGGLTVDHPGQMILISIFFAEASMFIVMFLSMLLDNPGRFIAMVLLMLQLGGSGGTFPMEVTNHFYNVVHPFLPMTYSILGFRQAITSGMSGMVGQALWVLALFTILGLALLWPTMAWLQKKHLMGISQLDDNQKLQAVEDPNTNAHS; via the coding sequence GTGAATATGATTAAAGGTGAATGGAATTACATTCGGCATAATCGGTTGATTTTAATCTCCGTTCTTGCCATTATGTTTATTCCATTCCTCTACAGTATCTTCTTTCTGAAGTCGGTTTGGGACCCGTATGGGGAAACCGGCGAACTACCCGTTGCGGTGGTTAATCAGGATAAGCCCGTGACCTATCAGGGGCAGAAACTAAATGTTGGGGATCAAACGATCACCAATTTGAAGAAAAACCACCAATTGGGGTGGAAGTTCGTGTCCGCTAAGACGGCGGCCGATGGGTTGAAGCACCACAAGTACTACACGGTGATTACGATCCCGAAGAACTTCTCGGCTAATGCCGCGACGGCGCTGAACAAGCATCCCAAGAAGATGACGTTCACCTACAAAACCAACGGCTCTGCGAACTACATTGCTCAGGTCATGAGTGAAGTGGGCTCATCCAAGTTGGACAGTCAAATCCGCGCTAAGGTGACGAAGGCCTATGCCCAAGCCACGTTCAAGCAGATTTACGCTGTCGGTCAGGGGATGGACAAGGCCGCTAAGGGTTCCGCGAAGTTGAAGGATGGGACGGTTACCTTAACGGATGGTCTGAACACCTACACGACTGGGGTTCACACGTTAAATAATGGTCTGCAAGAAATGAAGACGTCCGTCAAGCCATTGGCAACGGGGATTCAGAAGTTGTCGAACGGTTCGCAGACGCTACAAAGCGGACTGGCGAAGTATACCAGCGGTGTTGGCCAGTATGCTAGTGGGGTTAATCAGTATACGAGCGGTGTTGGCCAATACGCCAATGGGGTCAACCAATTTACCAGTGGAACTGGCCAGTATATAAATGGGGTTAACCAATTTACTGGTGGTGTTAGCCAGTTGAGTGCGGGTATGCCTAAACTGACTGCTGGTACGTCACAACTGGCTAAAGGTGCCAGTGATTTGAAAGACGGGACTTATCAATACGTTGATGGCGTCTATACCTTGAATACTGGTGTGAAGACTTTAGGCAGCGGATCGACTTCTTTGGCTAGTGGGGTTACTAAGCTAGCGGATGGTAGCCAATCGTTGAATTCTGGACTCTCTACTTTGAGTGGTAAGTCTGGCGAATTGACGACAGGTGCCGCTGCGTTGGCCCAACAAGCCGCTACGTTGTCAAGTAGTGTTAAAACGTTGGGTGCTGGGGCGGATCAAGTTATTCAGTCTATTAATGGCAATGGAACGGCTGATGATCCTGGCTTGACGGCATCGGTCACTGCTTTACAGACGGGTCTTAACCAGGTGGCTGAAGATGCTAAAACGGCTGATGATCTTGCTAATCAAGCTAAAGATTTAGCCGCGAGTGAAAGTACTACAGGTTCCGGAGAAAGCACTGGGACAGATTCTTCTGGCGAGACTTCTGATAGTGGGACTACCGCGGCAAAGACGGCTGCAGCGGCTGCAGCTAAAACTGCTGCTAGTGTGCAAGCAGCAAGTGATAGCTCGACCAAAGAATCTTTGGCTGATGAATTAGCTAAGGAGGCAATCGCGGCGAACGATGCAACTAGCAAGATTTCTACACAATCATCTTCTGCTGATAGTACGAGCTCAGCAAGTAAAGACAGCAAGGCTAGTGCAGAATTGGTAACATTAACTGCTGGCGTTCAAAAGGCAACAGCAGGTGTTTATGATGGATTGAACACAATTGTGACTCAGTTGGCTGATATGAATCTTTCTGGCACAACGGGTCAGTTAACGACGTTTGCGGAAGGTGTTCAACAGTTAAATGCAGCAGTTAACCCAGCGACAGGTACTAGCTTGACGGCTGGCGTCAACCAATTAACTAGTGGTGTCAATGATTATACGTCTGGTGTTGATAAAGCATTTGCTGGGTCAACGACTCTGAATACGGGATTATCTCAATTGAATAGCCAAGTTCCTACATTGACTGATGGTATCACGAAGATTATGGATGGCACTGCCAAGCTGGCCAAGAATGGCGCAACGTTGAAGTCTGGCTCCAATAAGGTTAATTCAGGTGCAAGTCAGTTGAATTCTGGGTTACAGACTGCAGCCTCCGGGGTAAACCAGCTGAATGCCAACACTGGCAAGCTTAATTCTGCTGGTAGTCAACTGAGCGCTAACACGGGTAAGTTGACCGCTGCTGGCAACAAGCTCAACGCTAATACGCCGCAGTTAACCGCAGCCGGCAACAAGTTAACCAGTTCATCCGCACAACTCATAAACGGTTCTGGCCAATTAACGTCTGGCTTGAACACGCTGAACAGCAAGGTGCCAACGCTGACCAGTGGGGTTAACCAGTTGGCTAACGGTTCGCAGCAGTTGGATGATAACAGTAACCAGCTGATGCAAGGCGCCAAGAAGCTTTCCGATGGCAATGGCACGTTAGCCAAGTCACTGAAGAGTGGGGCCGATCAGATTCAGGCACAACCGTTGACCAGTAAGACGGCCGACATGTTTGCCGCACCAACGAAGCTGAAGCATGAAAGCTACAGTTACGTGCCAAACTACGGGCACGCCTTAGCACCTTACGTGTTGTCCGTTGCCTTGTATGTTGGGGCCTTGGTCTTCAACTTTGCTTTCCCAATTCGGAAGGTTTCTCGCGAGGGCGGGACAGCTACCAGCTGGTACTTGAGTAAGGTCTCCATCGGGGCGGTCGAAGGACTGGCCATGGGGCTGATTGAACCAACATTGATGATGCTAGGGGGCTTAACGGTCGACCATCCAGGTCAGATGATTCTGATCTCGATCTTCTTCGCCGAGGCGTCGATGTTTATCGTCATGTTCCTGTCAATGTTATTGGATAACCCAGGACGATTCATCGCCATGGTTCTTCTGATGCTTCAACTTGGGGGTTCCGGTGGGACGTTCCCAATGGAAGTAACGAACCACTTCTACAACGTTGTCCACCCATTCCTACCAATGACTTACTCGATCCTTGGATTCCGGCAAGCCATTACGTCGGGGATGTCCGGCATGGTTGGTCAAGCCTTATGGGTCTTAGCACTCTTTACCATTCTTGGTTTAGCGCTGCTCTGGCCAACGATGGCTTGGTTACAAAAGAAGCATCTAATGGGAATCTCGCAATTGGATGACAACCAAAAGTTACAAGCGGTTGAGGATCCGAACACGAATGCTCATTCATAA
- a CDS encoding DUF3781 domain-containing protein, with product MTSIHLCRKTRTQARRELLDQIKAQVCYTELVYGRVKKKLAVNLTKAEVGSLVIAVLGDGATDVEKLGKNYYVTNSTRRAQLVINSFNYRLITANRVTE from the coding sequence ATGACAAGCATACATTTGTGCAGGAAGACGCGGACGCAAGCTAGGCGGGAACTCTTAGACCAGATTAAGGCGCAGGTCTGCTATACCGAGTTGGTGTATGGGCGAGTGAAGAAAAAGCTGGCGGTTAATCTGACAAAGGCAGAGGTAGGATCGCTGGTCATTGCGGTATTGGGTGATGGCGCTACTGACGTTGAGAAGTTGGGGAAGAATTACTATGTGACTAACTCAACGCGACGCGCGCAGTTAGTGATTAATTCGTTTAACTACCGGTTGATTACCGCTAATCGGGTAACTGAATAG
- a CDS encoding AzlD domain-containing protein, whose product MNAVNTWNSTQHFWLIILGFIVAFIPRFFPLMLFTKRAIPEWFNEWMKFVPVSLFTALVVKDIFIDSASYALLLDKYSEMLAAVVVIIVAYRTRSMAISVIVGLIGVFILSMFMA is encoded by the coding sequence ATGAACGCAGTTAATACGTGGAACAGTACGCAACATTTTTGGCTAATTATCTTAGGCTTTATTGTGGCCTTTATCCCGCGTTTCTTCCCGCTGATGTTGTTCACCAAGCGGGCGATTCCGGAATGGTTTAACGAATGGATGAAGTTCGTGCCGGTATCACTGTTTACGGCGCTAGTGGTGAAGGATATCTTCATTGATAGTGCGAGCTATGCATTGTTGTTGGACAAGTATTCGGAAATGCTGGCAGCGGTCGTGGTCATTATTGTGGCGTATCGTACCCGTTCGATGGCCATCTCGGTGATCGTGGGCCTGATTGGCGTCTTCATCTTATCGATGTTCATGGCGTGA
- a CDS encoding 2,3-diphosphoglycerate-dependent phosphoglycerate mutase, which produces MAKLVLIRHGQSEWNLANKFTGWVDVDLSEKGVEEAKSAGQKIKESGMKFDYAYTSVLKRAIKTLHYVLEESDQLWIPETKTWRLNERHYGALQGLNKKETAEKYGDDQVHIWRRSYDVLPPLLDADAEGSAVKDPRYANLDPNIVPGGENLKVTLERVMPFWEDQIAPKLLDGKNVIIAAHGNSLRALSKYIERISDDDIMNLEMATGEPVVYDFDDKLNMTNKTKLGK; this is translated from the coding sequence ATGGCAAAATTAGTATTGATTCGCCACGGCCAAAGTGAATGGAACTTAGCTAACAAGTTCACTGGTTGGGTTGACGTTGACTTAAGCGAAAAGGGTGTCGAAGAAGCTAAGTCAGCTGGTCAAAAGATCAAGGAATCTGGCATGAAGTTCGACTACGCTTACACGTCAGTTCTGAAGCGGGCAATCAAGACGTTACACTACGTCTTGGAAGAATCCGATCAACTTTGGATCCCAGAAACCAAGACTTGGCGTTTGAACGAACGTCACTACGGTGCTTTACAAGGTTTGAACAAGAAGGAAACCGCTGAAAAGTACGGCGATGACCAAGTCCACATCTGGCGTCGTTCTTACGATGTTTTGCCTCCACTCTTGGATGCAGACGCTGAAGGTTCAGCTGTGAAGGACCCTCGTTACGCTAACTTGGACCCGAACATCGTGCCTGGTGGTGAAAACTTGAAGGTTACCCTGGAACGCGTTATGCCATTCTGGGAAGACCAAATCGCACCAAAGCTGCTTGACGGCAAGAACGTGATCATCGCCGCCCACGGTAACTCACTGCGTGCCCTTTCCAAGTACATCGAACGGATCAGTGATGATGACATCATGAACCTTGAAATGGCAACCGGTGAACCCGTTGTCTACGACTTCGATGACAAGTTAAACATGACTAACAAGACGAAGTTGGGCAAGTAA
- a CDS encoding D-alanyl-D-alanine carboxypeptidase has product MKRLRQMLIGLVTAVTLVTGGFSSLSAPVTAHAATSSTSTTVNLKAKAGIAVDAKTGQILYSKNADQTLPVASMTKLLSIYMVLDAIHSGKLKWDQKITISKDIAKVAQNTNLSNVPLRAGHKYTVKALYQASLIYSANGAVEALGSAVAGSPHAFVTQMKAQAKKLGMTDVKIYNACGLTNKQVGNLGYNNVKGSAENEWSAADQAKLAVALLNKYPEVLKTTSIKKMWFEKGTNDATKMENWNWMLKGLSAAYSKLHVDGLKTGTSDAAGANFTGTANNDNNRIVTVVLHAAHKSETDASRFQQTQKMMSYVYNNFKTVSYKAGDQLTGAKTITTHDAKAKTARTALGQDVKLWIRNDQVASNISAKPQLKAKYSQKGELEAPVAKNTTIGTANVSLKGDQLGFLGNTKTVKVPLTVTRSVEKANIFVRAWRAVVALF; this is encoded by the coding sequence ATGAAACGATTACGGCAAATGTTGATTGGCCTGGTGACGGCGGTAACGCTGGTCACTGGCGGGTTTAGTAGTTTAAGTGCACCGGTGACGGCCCACGCCGCAACCAGTAGTACCAGTACCACCGTGAATTTGAAGGCCAAGGCGGGGATTGCGGTCGACGCCAAGACGGGACAGATTCTCTACAGTAAGAACGCGGACCAGACGTTACCGGTGGCCTCGATGACTAAGTTGTTGTCGATCTACATGGTGCTCGACGCCATCCACTCCGGTAAGCTGAAGTGGGATCAAAAGATTACGATTAGTAAGGATATTGCCAAGGTCGCTCAGAACACGAACTTATCCAACGTGCCGTTGCGCGCCGGTCACAAGTATACGGTTAAAGCCTTGTACCAGGCCTCACTGATTTATTCGGCCAACGGTGCCGTGGAAGCGTTGGGAAGCGCCGTGGCGGGATCACCGCACGCCTTTGTCACCCAGATGAAAGCTCAGGCCAAGAAATTGGGCATGACGGACGTGAAGATTTATAACGCCTGTGGGTTGACCAACAAGCAGGTCGGCAACCTTGGCTACAACAACGTGAAGGGTTCAGCGGAAAATGAATGGTCCGCCGCCGACCAGGCCAAATTAGCCGTTGCGCTGTTGAACAAGTACCCCGAAGTCTTAAAGACCACGAGCATCAAGAAGATGTGGTTTGAGAAGGGGACTAACGATGCAACCAAGATGGAAAACTGGAATTGGATGTTGAAGGGCCTTTCCGCCGCTTACTCGAAGCTGCACGTGGATGGTTTGAAGACCGGGACGTCCGATGCGGCTGGTGCCAACTTTACCGGGACCGCCAACAACGATAACAACCGAATCGTGACGGTCGTCTTGCACGCCGCACACAAGTCGGAGACCGACGCCTCGCGTTTCCAACAAACGCAGAAGATGATGTCTTACGTCTACAACAACTTTAAGACGGTGAGTTACAAGGCCGGCGACCAGTTGACGGGGGCGAAGACCATCACGACGCACGACGCCAAGGCCAAGACGGCTAGGACGGCGTTGGGTCAAGACGTTAAGCTCTGGATTCGAAACGATCAGGTTGCCAGCAACATTTCGGCTAAACCGCAGTTGAAGGCGAAGTACAGTCAGAAGGGTGAATTGGAAGCTCCAGTCGCCAAGAACACCACGATTGGAACGGCCAACGTTTCGCTGAAGGGCGACCAATTGGGCTTCTTGGGTAACACCAAGACGGTGAAGGTGCCATTGACGGTGACCCGATCCGTGGAGAAAGCCAACATCTTTGTCCGCGCTTGGCGAGCAGTCGTTGCCTTGTTCTAA
- a CDS encoding AzlC family ABC transporter permease, whose translation MNKRRPNPKQVPDPNEPLWRSTLRVAMPLNLSYIPIGLACGILLHAAGFNTLLTGLVSLLIFSGGAQFLIATMLTINSRLLSIVLMLFFLELRYALLSSSLSPYLKGSSNRFLFMFAVSLNDENYAINYLKFATDKKWTGREALMVEHYSLLFWAASNVVGSLIGSALKIDLSIVNFALTALFLYMIVMQIKNRLTIVICLISGVLAAVCMMLTKSTLGLVISTIIASLIGFGLEATLRKKLPDSHWLWRLRSPGSKKEAVEHSDAN comes from the coding sequence TTGAATAAACGACGGCCAAACCCCAAGCAAGTGCCGGACCCCAATGAACCCTTATGGCGGTCGACACTGCGGGTAGCCATGCCCCTTAATTTAAGTTACATACCAATTGGGCTGGCTTGTGGGATTTTGCTACACGCGGCAGGGTTCAATACCTTACTGACTGGATTGGTTTCTTTGTTGATCTTTTCCGGTGGGGCACAATTTTTAATTGCCACGATGTTGACTATTAATTCCCGATTACTATCAATTGTTTTGATGCTGTTTTTCCTGGAATTACGGTATGCATTACTGAGTTCGAGTTTATCGCCATACTTAAAGGGCTCATCTAACCGCTTCTTGTTCATGTTCGCGGTTTCGTTAAACGATGAAAATTACGCCATTAACTACTTGAAATTTGCCACTGATAAAAAGTGGACGGGCAGAGAAGCTCTGATGGTGGAGCATTATTCTTTGCTATTCTGGGCGGCTAGTAACGTTGTTGGGAGTCTGATTGGCAGTGCCTTGAAGATTGACCTCAGTATCGTGAACTTTGCGCTGACGGCGTTGTTCTTGTACATGATTGTCATGCAGATCAAGAACCGCCTGACGATCGTCATTTGCCTGATTTCAGGAGTGCTCGCGGCAGTCTGCATGATGTTGACCAAGAGCACGTTAGGGTTGGTTATTTCGACAATTATTGCTTCATTGATTGGTTTCGGCTTGGAAGCCACGCTCCGCAAGAAATTACCCGACAGTCATTGGCTGTGGCGTTTGCGTAGTCCGGGGTCCAAGAAGGAAGCCGTGGAGCATTCGGATGCTAATTAG
- a CDS encoding AI-2E family transporter, whose amino-acid sequence MSLWERFIANVRLRRFVVLVVLIFILWLIRAEMNMILLTFIFTFLILQLVKAVRKVVKLPPALIVSVAYIVLIGGMYWAITTYLPTLITSTVKGVQTLIKFYQSPQSDNNEIVRWISDYIKGSDIVNQLQNGAKVVFTYVSTVGTFGVTLFMSLILSYFFTIENKQMSAFSKHFLTSTYGWIFQDINFFATKFVNTFGVVLEAQFFIALCNTVITTVVLAIMRMPQLPTLAIMIFILSLIPVAGVIVSVIPLAFLGYSVGGVRYIVYILVMIVVVHALEAYVLNPKFMSSRTELPIFYTFVVLLAGEQLFGVWGLIVGVPIFTFFLDILGVRPVHGLHPRPQVDVQKIREYRHHHGKDNDSDDPKE is encoded by the coding sequence TTGAGTTTATGGGAACGGTTTATTGCTAACGTTCGACTACGCCGTTTCGTGGTATTGGTCGTCCTAATCTTCATCCTCTGGCTGATTCGGGCCGAGATGAATATGATTTTACTCACGTTTATTTTTACATTCTTAATCCTACAATTGGTTAAGGCCGTGCGTAAGGTGGTCAAACTACCACCGGCGTTGATCGTGTCGGTGGCGTATATTGTCCTGATTGGTGGCATGTATTGGGCGATCACCACGTACCTGCCGACGCTGATCACGTCTACGGTGAAGGGTGTCCAGACACTGATTAAGTTCTACCAGAGTCCGCAGTCGGATAATAATGAAATTGTTCGGTGGATTTCGGATTATATCAAGGGGTCGGACATCGTTAACCAGCTTCAGAACGGGGCGAAGGTTGTCTTTACCTACGTCTCAACGGTGGGGACGTTCGGGGTCACGCTGTTTATGTCGCTGATTCTGAGTTACTTCTTTACGATTGAGAATAAGCAGATGTCCGCTTTTTCGAAGCATTTCTTGACCAGCACGTACGGGTGGATTTTCCAAGATATTAACTTTTTCGCGACTAAATTCGTCAATACGTTCGGGGTAGTTCTGGAAGCGCAATTCTTCATTGCCCTGTGTAATACGGTGATTACGACCGTGGTGCTGGCCATCATGCGGATGCCCCAGCTGCCGACGCTGGCGATTATGATCTTTATTCTAAGCCTAATTCCGGTGGCCGGGGTCATCGTGTCGGTGATTCCACTGGCCTTCCTGGGGTATTCCGTCGGGGGTGTGCGCTACATCGTCTACATTCTGGTGATGATTGTGGTGGTTCATGCGCTGGAAGCCTACGTCTTGAATCCGAAGTTCATGTCGAGCCGAACGGAACTGCCAATCTTCTATACGTTCGTGGTCCTGCTGGCGGGCGAACAGCTCTTTGGTGTCTGGGGCCTGATCGTTGGGGTGCCAATCTTCACGTTCTTCCTGGATATTTTGGGCGTGCGGCCGGTTCACGGGCTCCATCCGCGGCCACAGGTTGACGTGCAGAAGATTCGCGAATACCGGCACCATCATGGTAAGGATAATGATTCTGACGACCCTAAAGAATAA
- a CDS encoding cyclopropane-fatty-acyl-phospholipid synthase family protein: MLEKTFYKTFLSHTFNIPVRVNYWDGTSDVYGTGTPDVTITIHEAIPVKEISRNASIALGEAIMDGKIEIDGSIEDLLTAAYENADSFFHNSKFIHFLPKQKHTEKESKEDVQNHYDIGNNFYQLWLDDTMTYSCAYFETPEDDLYTAQVNKVHHIIKKLNPKPGNTLLDIGCGWGTLMLTAAKEYGLHVTGITLSQEQYDYVNQRIQDEGLADVAEVRLEDYRELGNETWDYITSVGMFEHVGQENLGQYFDCVQKYLTNDGVALIHGITRQQGGANNGWLNKWIFPGGYVPGLIENTTHIIESGLQIDDMEPLRRHYQKTVEIWDKNFNEHRDEVAQMFDDKFVRMWDLYLQACAASFKSGNIDVIQYLISKGPSARMLPMTRDYMYDGSHEHVEVTD; the protein is encoded by the coding sequence ATGCTTGAAAAAACTTTCTACAAAACGTTTCTGAGCCACACCTTTAACATCCCCGTCCGCGTCAACTATTGGGACGGTACCAGCGATGTATACGGGACCGGCACTCCTGACGTCACCATCACCATTCACGAGGCCATCCCGGTTAAGGAAATCTCCCGCAACGCGTCCATCGCGCTGGGAGAAGCCATCATGGACGGTAAGATTGAGATTGATGGGAGTATCGAAGACCTGCTGACGGCGGCTTACGAGAACGCCGATAGCTTCTTCCACAACTCCAAGTTCATCCACTTCCTGCCTAAACAAAAACATACTGAAAAAGAAAGTAAGGAAGACGTCCAAAACCACTACGATATTGGGAATAACTTCTATCAACTCTGGTTGGATGACACCATGACTTACTCCTGTGCCTACTTCGAAACCCCTGAGGACGATCTGTACACGGCACAAGTCAACAAGGTTCATCACATCATCAAGAAGCTCAACCCGAAGCCGGGTAACACCTTACTCGACATCGGATGTGGCTGGGGTACCCTAATGTTAACGGCAGCCAAGGAATACGGCCTGCACGTAACGGGAATTACCCTGAGTCAGGAACAATACGACTACGTTAACCAACGGATTCAAGACGAAGGCTTAGCCGATGTTGCCGAAGTTCGTTTGGAAGACTACCGTGAGCTAGGTAACGAAACCTGGGATTACATCACGTCTGTGGGGATGTTCGAGCACGTGGGCCAAGAAAACTTGGGCCAATACTTCGACTGCGTCCAGAAATACCTGACCAATGACGGGGTGGCCTTAATCCACGGGATCACTCGGCAACAAGGCGGCGCCAACAACGGCTGGTTGAACAAGTGGATCTTCCCCGGTGGTTACGTCCCTGGGTTGATTGAAAACACCACCCACATCATCGAGAGCGGTCTGCAAATTGATGATATGGAACCTCTCCGGCGGCACTACCAAAAGACGGTCGAAATCTGGGACAAGAACTTCAACGAACACCGTGACGAAGTTGCCCAGATGTTTGACGATAAATTCGTGCGGATGTGGGATCTTTATCTCCAAGCTTGCGCGGCATCGTTCAAATCTGGTAATATTGACGTGATTCAGTATTTGATTTCGAAGGGCCCTTCAGCCCGGATGTTACCAATGACACGGGACTACATGTATGATGGTTCCCATGAACACGTTGAAGTAACGGACTAA
- a CDS encoding GNAT family N-acetyltransferase, which translates to MSVKFRMAGVNDQAAIIAIYNQAVATKGSTADLTPVTVAQRQPWFAAFTPDHFPLWVIESDGEAAGFVGLEPYSDRAGYRQTAEVALYLDAHHQGQHLGTRAVDFIAQQAPQLGVTTVISRIFGHNRASRHLFEKAGYAHWGHLPAIADMHGFAADLEVYGHHF; encoded by the coding sequence ATGTCCGTAAAATTTCGAATGGCCGGGGTCAATGATCAGGCGGCCATCATTGCCATTTATAACCAAGCGGTGGCTACCAAGGGGAGTACTGCCGATTTAACGCCCGTAACGGTTGCGCAACGTCAACCGTGGTTCGCAGCTTTCACGCCGGATCATTTTCCACTGTGGGTGATTGAGAGCGACGGTGAGGCGGCGGGCTTCGTGGGGTTAGAACCCTACAGTGACCGTGCGGGATACCGTCAGACAGCCGAGGTGGCGCTTTATTTGGACGCTCATCATCAGGGTCAGCACCTGGGAACCCGGGCGGTCGACTTTATCGCCCAACAGGCGCCACAATTAGGGGTGACCACCGTGATCTCACGGATCTTCGGCCACAATCGGGCGAGTCGCCACTTGTTCGAAAAGGCGGGTTACGCACACTGGGGCCATTTACCAGCGATTGCGGATATGCACGGCTTTGCGGCGGATCTCGAGGTGTATGGCCACCATTTCTAA
- a CDS encoding ROK family protein, with amino-acid sequence MIINKHIMRTTNEKQVLQQIVNAGPISRSQISRNLSLNKVTVSDIYSQLLHEGLIREVGHGVSTRNGGRKPVMALLNVGYGYVISINILRQRFSMITSRLDGRSENYASVSTRDVDLTTVLDMIDEKIAATVAENDSRLLGISFGLDGIIYENQILGASLKGFKNFDLAKYFSDKFQVPVILENLANESAIYERDFAGEGIYRNLISVTIRDQVSAGIVTEGHLYRGHNGEAGNIGTCPLADRYQEKDVRTVNQYVAEGTVLQRIMAYQKLDHVDVNRIRRDYLGHRPELLAILDEFSFYLAKVLGNLSNTFAPDAIIVNAPILELLPEMMDCVRKYVDDLAIVRKAPLLLTKNAKEASLKGGASAIIHKALGLDDLQLTFSNQRSAVLEGVES; translated from the coding sequence ATGATTATCAACAAACACATCATGCGTACGACGAATGAGAAGCAAGTTCTTCAGCAGATTGTTAACGCAGGTCCAATTTCGCGTAGTCAAATTTCCCGAAATCTTAGTTTAAATAAAGTGACGGTTTCTGATATCTATAGCCAGTTACTGCACGAAGGCTTGATCCGTGAGGTTGGTCACGGTGTCAGCACGCGTAACGGTGGCCGGAAGCCAGTCATGGCATTGCTAAACGTGGGGTATGGCTATGTCATCAGCATCAACATCTTACGGCAACGGTTCTCGATGATTACCAGTCGCTTGGACGGTCGGTCCGAGAACTACGCCAGCGTTTCGACGCGAGACGTTGATTTAACCACGGTGCTCGACATGATTGACGAGAAGATTGCGGCGACCGTGGCCGAAAATGACAGCCGCCTATTGGGTATTTCGTTTGGCTTAGACGGCATCATCTATGAAAACCAAATCTTAGGGGCCTCATTGAAGGGCTTCAAGAACTTTGATTTGGCGAAGTACTTCAGTGACAAGTTCCAAGTACCAGTTATTCTGGAAAACTTGGCCAACGAATCCGCGATTTACGAGCGGGACTTCGCTGGCGAAGGCATCTATAGGAACTTGATTTCGGTGACGATTCGCGATCAAGTCTCGGCCGGAATTGTGACGGAAGGCCACTTGTACCGCGGCCACAACGGTGAGGCCGGCAATATTGGAACCTGTCCGTTGGCCGACCGTTATCAGGAAAAGGATGTGCGGACGGTGAACCAATACGTCGCTGAAGGCACCGTTCTTCAGCGGATCATGGCTTATCAGAAGCTAGATCACGTAGACGTTAACCGGATTCGGCGGGACTACTTGGGTCACCGGCCAGAATTGTTGGCGATCCTCGATGAGTTCTCCTTCTATCTCGCAAAGGTTCTCGGTAATTTGTCGAATACCTTTGCACCGGACGCCATCATCGTCAATGCCCCGATCCTGGAGCTGCTACCAGAGATGATGGACTGTGTCAGAAAGTACGTGGATGATTTGGCGATTGTCCGCAAGGCACCGTTGCTGTTAACCAAGAACGCCAAGGAAGCGTCCTTGAAGGGTGGGGCTTCGGCCATCATCCACAAGGCGTTGGGCTTGGATGACCTGCAACTGACTTTTAGCAATCAGCGGTCGGCAGTCTTAGAGGGCGTCGAATCATAA